In Salvia miltiorrhiza cultivar Shanhuang (shh) chromosome 4, IMPLAD_Smil_shh, whole genome shotgun sequence, the DNA window AGATGAGAGTTCTTGACTATAACCAGTGGAGGTTAGGTTATTTATTACTACTAGGCAACACAACTTTTGCTCAGCCATAATAAAGCAAGACTATCTAATCCTCAGATACAAGGGTGTCGATCTTTCTCTCGAGATGGGCCTCATGATCTTCGAGACGGGCCTTTACTGAGCCATTTTCCCATCGGATCAGTGTAGGAACTCCCGTAAGCTTGAACCTAGGGTCGACCCTCCACGGGTGCTGAGGGTTCCTCCATGTAGGCCTATCTCCAACGTAGGCCTTCAACAATGCCACATTACCTGAAGCCGCTTCTAGCTTCTTGTATATCACTGGTTCAGCTCTAACACAATCTGAAGTAGAAAACCAATGAAATAATTACCCAAGAGAAGAAAATACCTGATAACCTCAGAAAGTAGGAAACTCCACAAGCTGAGTAGATAGAAATTTTGATAAACACAAGCATCAATAGATTAAATCAAATATGGGGAAACAAGCTTATGGTTGTCTGGCTATAATGAAACAAATTGTGGAATGAAGATGTAGCAAGCACATGCTCTGCTCAGACTACAATGGGGAAAGGAGTCTGGAACCAGAGAACTCTGCTAACAAAAAGAGACTAGAAAACAACACTTtacacacactcacacataAATATTGAAACAAAGCAAGCAGAAGAGGTGGTGGTATCATCCAAGCCTAAGCAGCATAGAATATGTTTCTTCAAGTATAGAGATGTAATAATCTTTGAACAGAAATTGCACTATGAAATAAATATGACAGCAGACGGTTGAATTGATAACACTCTATGTAATAGTATTTTCTTCCTCTAAGTTGTGTGTGGAGATATGGAGTTTACTTTGCATAAACTGTTTGAAGTTTTAAGGAAAGTGAGAACAAAAATTTACATTTGGCTGTAATTAGATCATACGACAAAAACTTTCATCATGTAACACCGAAGGCCAGATAATCAAACAAAATGGAGCAGTGTAGTATGTCTATGATATAAATTCAAAGCTTCAGGCCGAAGTAGAAAACAACTAAACTTCATATTTACCAGACATTCAACTCAAGATGAACAAGAGAATATACAAGAGATGTAGTTTGATAAGACACAGAATGCTATAGTGATCCCCCAATCCTCCCTTAAAAGCAAAACTCTGCATATTTATAGAATAATTTTAGAAAGTGAATTGAACTCAAAAGAACCACTGCATAATATCCTACTAAATATGAATTTATCCACCCAAAGAAATCCATTAATTCATGCGGCATGTGTGAACTGACTTAGTTACTACATTTCTGTCAAATCATCTTCAGTCATCAGTAAACAAACCAATAGTTCAAAGAAAAAACCTTCAATAGATTGAATTGTGATAAATCAACTGCAATAATCTGAATAATACCAATCATCTCTTTCAAGCGTGTCTCGATAATATGTCATCACAAACACAAAGATGGAGATAAAGAGTAATCAGTAAAGCTGTGTACCAGGGCACCAACTAAGATTGGTGGACGGTTCGTTGTCAGCCAAGAAAAGGATAAAATTCGCCTTGTTATTGGCGGCTTCAGCCGTAAATTGCTGAAACACGCCATCAAATGTCGACAATGTTGCTTCCAACGCCTTCATCGGCATTTCTTTGCCCTCTGCTCCTGCAAAATTTAGGGGTTTTGCTATGTATAGTTtctaattgaaaatgaatatttAGGCTTTAAATGCCGCCAAACTACTCGTGCACATTACGCAATCAAAGATAAAAACGATAATGGAAAAAACATCTGTCAAAATCGGCGTTTTCAACGTGGGCCTAAATAAATAGGCAATAGCTCACCGTGACGGCTCAAATAGTTAATCAAGGTTCTATAAGGGTAAACTGTTTTTTCTTAATTAAGTAGGCTTTATTAATTATTGTCTATAAACTATTCAGTCgcaatctatactatattaaaacagcagttttcaattagaaattgatttcaaatcaatttgaaattgatttgaatggcaattttgataatacttttaatatgaaggttaaaaaaaaattattaacaccACTAACTCATTTCACACGTTCAcactaattcaacaaaatatattaattacttagaaaacactattcaaatatatttattcaatttgattttcttttaaattcatcaactttaatttataaaaaaatattaaatatggatgttaaattaaagataatgacgatatctttaatttgatgtaaaaattataaaaaataaatttaaaaccaataagttattatagtttaaagtcaccaaattattttttctctctcctctctcttctctcctctatcatctcctctctcatttctcattttttaaaattcacggttctttcattcctttttccatatttttttattttattttttatgtttttactatagatcagtattttttatattttactatttatatttttattatatcagtttaatgcaattacaatgatgaaacttatatttgttcattttagaaatctttagcttaaaaatatttttttaaaggtcaactttatattaatataaatttgtagataaataactaatatatagtatatcttaaaaatcgaatttttaagcttcaaaattactcattggaaaatcagtaattagagaaccattatcgattttctttaaaaataaaaaataaaagtaaattgaagagtttaatttcttagtagcacatttatttaaatttactgaaattgtatacattttattttggaaaatgaacgacacatatctcatgttaaaccctttattttttcactttccaattgaaaaaaaaaatgtatacattgtaactttattttaaaatttgagcataaacaaaatgacctcataaatatgcattcgaaaactatattaaactacagttatactatatgtaaataaatagttttgtacatcttagaatattatatgatccataatgatactcattatcatctatacttgcttttgatatttcataatttatttatttataaatttatacacattatcaattaaatcaattaattgcta includes these proteins:
- the LOC131022326 gene encoding thioredoxin-like protein Clot is translated as MPMKALEATLSTFDGVFQQFTAEAANNKANFILFLADNEPSTNLSWCPDCVRAEPVIYKKLEAASGNVALLKAYVGDRPTWRNPQHPWRVDPRFKLTGVPTLIRWENGSVKARLEDHEAHLERKIDTLVSED